The genomic interval AGTAATGCCCCAGAGGCAAAAAGTAAACCGCTTTAAGAAAACTTTGAAAGTTACCAGGTGTTTCCTACTGTCACTGCAAAGGGGGAagtacatgttttgtttttttaaacagagaaGAACTGGAAGCACTTGGAAAACAAATAGGATAATCATCAGCAATTTTTGCAGTGACGGGAGTTATGATTTTCCCATGGGTATGTTTTTCAGTGCACACCACAGCTTCTGTAAAGCAAGCACAAAAACCCTAGGTGGTCACACGGGCTGGAGAGAGGTCAGaccacagcaggaaaaacaccTCTCTGCCTTTGATATAGGGTTGAATAgcttcttgggttttttttttccccccacaagtTTGATTAATCTTCTATGCAGAATGTAGTTTACAGCATTGGCTATTACTGAGTCACCCATTGGCGTCAGTGGTCGCAGAGTGTTTGTTCGATGATCGGGAGAAGCATGAGGGAGTTGTAAAATAGAAATTCTTAATCACTGAAGTCATATTTTCTAATCCCTTTATAGAAGTTGccgcccattttttttttttttttttttgatagagcaaaaacaaaaaaccatcaAGGAAGTAGTTCCCATAATGTTTTAATTTCCTTTGAAATTATGCATTTGTGTTTCGTACCCCTGGGTGGATTACTTACACAAACCACCCAGCCTGTTTTGTAGGAGCTTATTGTGTCGTTAGCCCGCGGCTTTTTCCCACATAGCGCAGGGAGACATGCTGGGAGTTTTTATGGAGTGTCAGGGTGACAGGTCCTCACGGCCCATGCTATGGCGTGTCAGGGTCAGCACCGAGACTGTCAGTGATCCCTGCAGACTGTAGGGGAGATTTGCTAGTCTCGGGCCCCAGTGGACAGCTGTCAGCTCATTTTTTTCGGCTTCTTTGATGTGAGACAGGATGTGCAAGCCTGGCCTGCACTAGGCCTGGGCCTGTGGTGAGATTTCGGGAGTGGTAAGAACACAGTGCCATGAATCAGACAGAGCTCATGATCTTAATGTTTAGAGATCTGTGTACGGAGTCACATGCAGTATGAAATACAAAGAGACAATCTGCTTTGGTGGCCAAGCTCTGAGTGAGAGCACTTTTGTTCTAGTGTAGCATCATAGAAACCACTCATCAACATAATAGACATGTTGAATGATGGATGTGGTGTGTAGTTAAAAGGCTGAACTGAAGCCTGTATGCACTGTGGTGTTACAGGACCAAGCATGCGCAGTCAAGTCAGCCGTAGCTGCATGCATATTTTCTAAGCTGACATTTCTTCATCTTGTAGCAGCTCAGCCTGGTGCAGAGTGGCTACCATCCTGCACACTTCTTTACTACATCATGTAGATCAGGTAGCTGCCAAGCTGCTGCTAactttgtttaaataatatCTTGACTATGGTTAAAGAGGTATGACTCGGTCTCACCACAAATCAAGATAGATCCCACAGTGCAGGGCCAATTGGGAGCGCATTCACAATTGCTTTGTAGCCTTGGCAAGGCCTTGTTTACCCCGTCTCATTCCAAGGCGCTGCACTATAAACATGTTTGTGCAGCAAATTGTTTTTGGGGGACAGACACTGCCAGTCTTAGCACGAGATCCGCGCAAATTTGTCTAGACTCGGGCTGTGAATAAACACTTAAAAGTAATATTAGAGCAGTACAGGTGCAGAGCTGCCAGACCAGCTGTGCAGCTGAGCTTATTTGGAATACGCAACAATGTTCATGTGTGGTTTTGCAATTGGTACAAGTATGTTAAAAAATTTCtactctttccatttcattATTGTTGCTTATACCTGCATATACCTGAGATCATCCAATCACAGGAAATGGCtcaaaaactataaaaaaaaaaattagttttaacAACTTCTTTAAACATCATTTTCCCCAAGCAttcatatacaaacacacaatttaTAAACAACTGATAGTGGCACAACTTTAAAAAGTGTAATTCCCCCTTATCCCTGGGATGTCTTGAGTAAGAGCAGTCATGGAGGTAGAAGCAGAGGCAGAAAACACTCACACCTGATATTTTAATCTCATGCCAGATGTGTAGGAGAGTTGGCAGCTTCTCTGCAGTAACTGTTTACTTGCTTGGAAACCATGTTTTCCTTGAGTGTATATGCTCTGTCTTGCCTGAGGACAGGCCAGCTCAGACTGTGGATGGCGGCGTCATCGCAGCCTTGAATAGAATCAGCAGTCAGCGACTGAATACAGTCCAGACGCCGCTGGTGCCAAATCCCTGAGAAGAACAATCTTTCTGAAAGTTTACACTCACCAGGAGGCCTCGCTGTCACACACTTCTTCATATGTACACACATGCTCAGCTCCATGGAAAGAAGCAGTTATTCAAACAGACGGCAGAATAAAGCTGCggtaaaaatgtcaaaatcgtATTGAAAATATTTCAGCTTTATAAGGGGCCTATAATCCTATCTGTATTATATGTCATATACATACTGTATAATGTTCCAGTGGTGAATGTTCATAGTAAACTTTGCTAAAGTTTCATATAATGAAGACAGTGTATGTACAAATAATCTCTCTTAGCCAAAAGTTCAGGCTCAGACTGCTCTCAATGCTTAGGTAATCTTTTTCTGCTATTGGCTttgtgtgatgtcatcaagaagGGATGTCCTTAATATGGTCATCGCAGGCACAAATCCCCACCTACTTTaacagaccttctgtttgcaagaggCAGCAAATCAGAAGAAAATTGACTAAGAAAGGGGGAGGGCTGGGGAGGGGGAGTTAACACAGCTTGTTTAAGCTGTCTTAAACAAGCTGTGTTAACTATAATGAAAAAGGATTATTGCACACTTTAAAACATGCAAAGCTATTTTAGTTACAGTTAGAGTTAAACATGTAGAGCTGTGAATGAACTAATAGGTCCCCCTTAATTCAAACTGTGCTGGAATTAAACATTTTTGGGTGCAATTTAATTGTTCAAAACCGCCCAATAATAAGAACAGGCACATGTTTTATATTTGATCTGTAATCTGAGAGTTTGTTACGTGAGCTTTTCCACTTTTTCTGCAGGAGTTGCAGACAGAGCCGGTGCTGAACGCACTGAAAGATACGAGGAAAAACAGACGGTGCAAGAATAAAGAGGGCATGCCTTCAGCCCACCTACCAATGAGAAGGCATCAAGAGTTCCCCAAGAGTGAGTCTAGCTGtaaatgtcatttttgcagGCTTTTGTGCAGTTTCTGTTCATACTtctaaacaaaacaacaatttaATATCGCTACAAAGAATGAATAATTTGAATATATTATTTGCCCATGTAAAAGTATAAATTTGGAACTTATAGCATCGTTTGATATTATATCTGATATATCGAAGTTGGTGGCAGAACCCCTTCCTTGTGAATTAGGTTTGTATATAACAGATTCTATGTGTaaccaaataaaaatttttataGAGATTAGGTCATTTTTTAATCCTCATGTGGCCAAATGAACCCAttaacaaaactaaaactaacattAGCTTGTTAATATATAACTATATATTAGCTTCCCCATCATTTAGATGCAGGCTTCCCAGTGAACTGTCCGGAGGTGGTACCAAGATGGCTGATGAGGTTAAATTGTGTAAATCTCAGGTGGACAGGTTTCCTACTCAGCCGCTGCAGCTAAggctgaaataatttttttttgcccttgttaAAGCACATTATTTGGAAATTATATTCTATATTGGGATGCAAAAATAACTTCCTGCATTAGGTGCTGAGTCTTTTGATAGCCCTTTGATAGTTTCTAATAGACAAGTGAAGTTTTAATGTTACAACCTGATTTATTAAAGCTTAAGCTCAAAACAGGGTCAGTACCACaaggattttaaatattttttttacaaaccaaaaaacagcagtaaattaataaatcaaatgTTCTGTCGTTTTCTCGTTTTCACACAGAGAGTGAGCAGACGACCATCGTCATTGAGTGGGATGATGCGCATGGGTACCTCCACAAAATGAGCTACCAGAAGGGGAAACTGCTGGTGACGGAATCTGGTTTCTACTATGTTTACGCCAAAACCTGCTTTCGCTATTACAGAATCAGCGAGACGGAGGACGTGGCTCAGACCAGGACCCCCCAAGTGGATGTTAAAAACACCCAGCTCTTCCAGTACATCTGCTATGAGAGCATCAAACAGAACAGCAAGGCTGTGACACTGAGCAAGACGGGCAGCACCATGCGCTGGAATGAGACGAGCTTTAACATGTACTGTGCCCAGCAGGGCC from Archocentrus centrarchus isolate MPI-CPG fArcCen1 chromosome 21, fArcCen1, whole genome shotgun sequence carries:
- the tnfsf11 gene encoding tumor necrosis factor ligand superfamily member 11; the encoded protein is MAATHNEYRGYLRNTVDIEAGQQHRFHPVQNSEPTYRPLLFGTLAVMGLLQVASSVAILLHLTGYLQEVDLSTTPHRPMEELQTEPVLNALKDTRKNRRCKNKEGMPSAHLPMRRHQEFPKKSEQTTIVIEWDDAHGYLHKMSYQKGKLLVTESGFYYVYAKTCFRYYRISETEDVAQTRTPQVDVKNTQLFQYICYESIKQNSKAVTLSKTGSTMRWNETSFNMYCAQQGRGVQLDAGDTLFVNVSNAFMLDQAGEGTYFGAIKLGN